In Rhodopirellula islandica, one DNA window encodes the following:
- a CDS encoding helix-turn-helix domain-containing protein produces the protein MVASPPNVNSFALERPSLRRRRRDSEIVRPIIPLFYCGDENRLAGYVCENPIETLLEISRPMLLVGQPGTGKTALALHLSKRMSISNVWEAMELDKDTAQGGPTGVTSRVLSSRVLYQPAIDFAREFASSIDSKDMPRFREKLDTVPILVLDDLHLIADKAPAQEELAQRLEARDAEGRLTIVTCRRLPSEVRGLRPALVSRTLPGLTVTLHPPAGDTRRTILRELMLAHLPEIESEALSLLDAGLPAESTVRAFESAIKQIALWCRMHEQPICAEAVQSAIEAAGGTQSISIKAITTAVARQLGVKSADMRSGSRRQNIVRARSLAMWLARRMTEDSLTQIGDAFGGRDHSTVLHAIRKIDGSLDDDVLLRRSADQIMEKLSN, from the coding sequence GTGGTCGCTTCGCCTCCCAACGTCAATTCCTTCGCGCTGGAACGCCCGTCGCTTCGTCGACGCCGTCGCGACAGTGAAATCGTCCGTCCGATCATCCCGCTGTTTTATTGCGGCGATGAAAATCGGTTGGCGGGCTACGTTTGTGAAAACCCGATCGAGACGCTGCTCGAAATCTCCCGCCCCATGCTGCTGGTCGGCCAACCCGGCACCGGCAAAACCGCACTGGCGCTGCACTTGTCCAAACGGATGAGCATCAGCAACGTTTGGGAAGCGATGGAGTTGGACAAAGACACCGCCCAAGGAGGACCGACTGGCGTGACCTCGCGAGTCCTTTCCAGCCGCGTTCTGTACCAACCCGCGATCGACTTCGCCCGCGAATTTGCCTCTTCGATCGATTCCAAGGACATGCCACGTTTTCGCGAAAAACTGGACACGGTTCCGATCCTGGTGCTGGATGATTTGCACCTGATCGCGGACAAGGCACCAGCGCAAGAAGAACTGGCCCAACGCTTGGAAGCTCGCGACGCGGAAGGCCGCCTGACGATTGTCACCTGCCGAAGGTTGCCATCGGAAGTTCGCGGGCTGCGGCCCGCCTTGGTCAGCCGCACGCTGCCCGGATTGACGGTGACGCTGCATCCACCCGCCGGCGACACGCGGCGGACCATCCTGCGGGAATTGATGCTGGCTCATCTGCCCGAGATCGAATCCGAGGCGTTGTCGCTGCTGGACGCGGGCTTGCCAGCGGAATCGACTGTGCGAGCGTTTGAATCCGCGATCAAGCAAATCGCACTGTGGTGCCGGATGCATGAGCAACCAATCTGCGCCGAAGCGGTCCAGTCGGCGATTGAAGCCGCCGGCGGCACCCAGTCCATTTCCATCAAAGCGATCACCACCGCCGTGGCCCGTCAGCTGGGTGTTAAATCGGCTGACATGCGAAGCGGTTCCCGACGCCAAAACATCGTCCGAGCCCGTTCGCTGGCAATGTGGCTGGCACGCCGGATGACCGAGGACAGCCTGACTCAGATCGGCGATGCCTTCGGCGGTCGGGATCACTCGACCGTTTTGCACGCGATTCGCAAGATCGACGGCTCGCTCGACGACGACGTCCTGCTCCGACGCTCGGCCGACCAGATCATGGAAAAGCTTTCCAACTGA